The following are encoded together in the Nitrospira sp. genome:
- the tuf gene encoding elongation factor Tu (EF-Tu; promotes GTP-dependent binding of aminoacyl-tRNA to the A-site of ribosomes during protein biosynthesis; when the tRNA anticodon matches the mRNA codon, GTP hydrolysis results; the inactive EF-Tu-GDP leaves the ribosome and release of GDP is promoted by elongation factor Ts; many prokaryotes have two copies of the gene encoding EF-Tu), with amino-acid sequence MAKAKFERRKPHVNIGTIGHVDHGKTTLTSALTKICSDRGMAKFVSY; translated from the coding sequence ATGGCGAAGGCGAAATTTGAGCGACGCAAGCCGCACGTGAACATTGGGACGATCGGGCACGTGGACCATGGCAAGACGACGCTGACGAGTGCGTTGACGAAGATCTGCTCGGATCGCGGGATGGCGAAGTTTGTCAGCTAC
- the fusA gene encoding elongation factor G, with product MARQTPLERTRNIGIMAHIDAGKTTTTERILFYTGMTHKLGEVHEGAATMDWMEQERERGITITAAATTCFWRDHRINIIDTPGHVDFTIEVERSLRVLDGAVAAFDSVQGVEPQSETVWRQADKYQVPRIAFMNKMDRIGADFYASVQSIIDRLGANPVPVQIPIGREAEFRGSVDLVRMKGFFYDDETLGAKYKIDEIPADLVDKANEYREKMLEAVAEYDDQVMEKYLNGQSLTEDEVRRAIRAATIAMKVTPVLCGSAFKNKGVQQLLDAVVDYLPSPLDIPAAVGVDPNSGKELKREPSDSEPFAALAFKIMTDPFAGQLTFFRVYSGTLKTGTAVLNVTKGTKDRIGRLLKMHANKREEIDIVYAGDIAAAVGLKSATTGDTLADEKQPLLLEVMKFPEPVIAMAIEPKTKQDQEKMGFALQKLAQEDPSFRVRTDEETAQTIIAGMGELHLEIIVDRLLREFKVEANVGKPEVAFRETIRKKAEAESKYIKQTGGRGQYGHVVLTVEPAEAGKGLEFVNKVVGGAIPKEYIPAIEKGVRERMETGVVAGFPLRDVRVTVIDGSYHDVDSNEMAFKIAASMGFADACKKADAVLLEPIMKVEVLVPQDFMGDVIGNLNGRRGKVQGMKVRAGAQAIEATVPLMEMFGYATDLRSRTQGRATYSMEFDRYDQVPRQIAEAITAKHRGE from the coding sequence GTGGCTAGGCAGACACCGTTAGAGCGGACTCGAAACATCGGCATCATGGCCCACATTGATGCAGGGAAGACTACGACTACTGAGCGCATTCTATTCTATACGGGGATGACGCATAAGTTGGGTGAAGTTCATGAGGGTGCGGCCACCATGGACTGGATGGAGCAGGAACGCGAGCGTGGTATTACTATTACTGCGGCTGCAACCACCTGCTTTTGGCGCGACCATCGTATCAACATTATTGATACTCCTGGTCACGTCGATTTCACAATCGAGGTCGAGCGTTCCTTGCGTGTTTTGGATGGTGCTGTCGCCGCTTTCGATTCTGTTCAGGGTGTCGAGCCTCAGTCTGAGACTGTTTGGCGTCAGGCTGATAAATATCAAGTGCCTCGTATCGCGTTCATGAACAAGATGGACCGAATTGGGGCTGATTTCTATGCTAGCGTCCAGTCTATCATTGATCGTCTTGGTGCGAATCCTGTTCCTGTTCAAATTCCTATCGGCAGGGAGGCGGAGTTCCGCGGTTCTGTTGATTTGGTGAGGATGAAGGGGTTCTTTTATGATGATGAGACGTTAGGGGCAAAATATAAGATCGACGAAATTCCGGCTGATCTCGTGGATAAGGCGAATGAGTATCGAGAGAAGATGCTCGAGGCGGTGGCTGAGTACGATGATCAGGTTATGGAGAAGTATCTCAACGGACAGTCATTGACCGAGGATGAGGTTCGTCGAGCGATTCGTGCTGCCACTATTGCGATGAAGGTGACGCCGGTTCTCTGTGGGTCTGCTTTCAAGAATAAGGGGGTTCAGCAGCTCTTGGATGCTGTTGTGGACTATCTCCCTTCGCCTCTTGATATTCCTGCCGCCGTTGGTGTGGATCCTAATAGTGGTAAGGAGCTTAAGCGGGAGCCTTCTGATTCGGAGCCGTTTGCCGCGTTGGCGTTTAAGATCATGACGGATCCGTTTGCTGGGCAGCTCACCTTCTTCCGTGTCTATTCCGGGACGTTGAAGACTGGTACTGCGGTTTTGAATGTGACGAAGGGGACGAAAGATCGTATCGGCCGCCTGCTCAAGATGCATGCCAATAAGCGCGAGGAAATTGATATCGTTTATGCTGGCGATATCGCCGCTGCCGTTGGGCTGAAGAGTGCTACGACCGGTGATACGCTTGCGGATGAAAAGCAGCCGCTCCTTCTGGAGGTCATGAAGTTTCCTGAGCCGGTCATCGCAATGGCGATTGAGCCAAAGACTAAGCAGGACCAGGAGAAGATGGGTTTTGCCTTGCAGAAGCTCGCGCAAGAGGATCCTTCGTTCAGGGTTCGTACGGATGAAGAGACCGCCCAGACAATTATTGCCGGTATGGGCGAGTTGCACCTTGAAATTATTGTCGACCGTTTGCTGCGTGAATTTAAGGTTGAGGCTAATGTCGGAAAGCCTGAAGTTGCGTTCCGTGAGACCATTCGCAAGAAGGCCGAGGCGGAGTCGAAATACATCAAGCAGACTGGCGGTCGGGGTCAATATGGCCACGTCGTGTTGACTGTTGAGCCGGCAGAGGCTGGTAAGGGATTGGAGTTTGTTAATAAAGTTGTTGGTGGTGCCATCCCGAAGGAATATATCCCTGCCATTGAAAAAGGTGTTCGTGAGCGCATGGAGACGGGGGTTGTCGCTGGCTTTCCATTGCGCGATGTGCGGGTTACCGTGATTGATGGTTCTTATCACGACGTCGATTCTAACGAAATGGCTTTCAAGATTGCCGCGTCAATGGGTTTTGCTGACGCATGTAAGAAGGCAGACGCTGTCTTGCTTGAGCCGATCATGAAGGTTGAGGTGCTTGTTCCGCAAGACTTCATGGGCGATGTCATCGGCAATCTGAATGGTCGTCGTGGCAAGGTTCAGGGAATGAAGGTTCGTGCCGGCGCCCAGGCGATTGAGGCGACGGTTCCGCTGATGGAAATGTTTGGCTACGCAACGGATTTGCGTTCTCGGACGCAGGGTCGTGCCACGTACAGCATGGAATTTGATCGCTATGACCAAGTTCCGCGGCAAATTGCCGAAGCGATCACTGCCAAGCATCGTGGTGAGTAG
- the rpsG gene encoding 30S ribosomal protein S7 produces the protein MPRGQFFGHREAQPDSKYRDKLVGKFLNVLMGGGKKSTAERVCYGAFDLIQEKTGGGDPMKVFKAAVDNVKPVVEVKSRRVGGASYQVPVEIRPSRRVSLALRWITEYSRSRGGKSMQDRLAAELLDASNNTGASVKKREDVHRMAEANKAFAHYRW, from the coding sequence ATGCCACGCGGACAATTTTTTGGACATCGAGAAGCGCAGCCGGATTCGAAGTATCGGGACAAGCTGGTCGGGAAATTTTTGAACGTCCTGATGGGTGGTGGGAAGAAAAGTACTGCCGAGCGCGTGTGTTATGGGGCATTTGATTTGATCCAGGAGAAGACGGGTGGCGGCGATCCGATGAAGGTCTTCAAGGCGGCTGTCGATAACGTGAAGCCGGTTGTGGAGGTGAAGTCGCGTCGTGTCGGTGGTGCGTCGTATCAGGTCCCCGTTGAGATCAGGCCGTCTCGTCGCGTCTCGTTGGCGTTGCGTTGGATCACGGAGTATTCTCGCTCGCGCGGCGGAAAAAGTATGCAGGACAGGCTTGCTGCCGAATTGCTCGATGCCTCCAATAATACTGGGGCGTCGGTCAAGAAGCGGGAAGATGTTCATCGGATGGCTGAGGCCAATAAGGCGTTTGCTCACTATCGTTGGTAG
- a CDS encoding 30S ribosomal protein S12: protein MPTINQLVRKGRTLVKSKTKSPALKRCPQKRGVCLRVYTTTPKKPNSALRKVARVRLTNGMEVTTYIPGVGHNLQEHSIVLVRGGRVKDLPGVRYHIVRGSLDAVGVADRKQARSKYGAKRPK, encoded by the coding sequence ATGCCAACGATTAATCAGCTAGTCCGAAAAGGTCGGACTCTCGTTAAGTCCAAGACGAAGAGTCCTGCGCTAAAGCGTTGTCCGCAAAAGCGCGGCGTATGTCTCCGTGTCTATACCACCACCCCGAAGAAGCCGAACTCGGCCCTTCGTAAAGTCGCTCGCGTTCGTTTGACCAATGGTATGGAGGTAACGACCTATATCCCTGGTGTTGGTCACAATCTCCAGGAGCATTCTATTGTCTTGGTGCGCGGTGGTCGCGTGAAGGACTTGCCTGGTGTTCGGTATCACATCGTGCGTGGTTCCTTGGATGCGGTTGGGGTTGCAGATCGTAAGCAGGCTCGTTCGAAGTATGGAGCCAAGCGTCCTAAGTAG
- the rpoC gene encoding DNA-directed RNA polymerase subunit beta': protein MEGVYTLFEKPRDSVSFDSMRIRIASPEKIRSWSYGEVKKPETINYRSFKPEKDGLFCAKIFGPIKDWECNCGKYKRMKHRGIVCDKCGVEVIQSKVRRERMGHIELAAPVAHIWFLKGVPSRIGTLLDMSLKQLEKILYFESYVMVDPGSTSMSEQELVSEEQLRSLQSEYGSGAFKVGIGAEAIRELLRKVDINTQWDELHVKAKASASAALKKKYAKRLKVLEAFRRSGNKPEWMIMDVIPVLPPELRPLVPLDGGRFATSDLNDLYRRVINRNNRLKRLIELKAPGVIIRNEMRMLQEAVDALFDNGRRGRAIRGPNKRPLKSLSDMLKGKQGRFRQNLLGKRVDYSGRTVIVVGPELRLHQCGLPKKMALELFKPFIFHKLEERGAATTIKSAKRLVEKERPEVWDVLDEVIREHPVLLNRAPTLHRLGIQAFDPVLVEGKAIRLHPLVCAAFNADFDGDQMAVHVPLSVEAQVEARVLMMSINNILSPANGKPIAVPSQDMVLGCYWLTKERVGAKGEGKLFGSPEEARIAYDAGALDEHARIKVRCNGVLVQTTAGRVILSEILPPMMPFADANKLMTKKEMSKLIDAVYRQAGHRETVTFLDKIKDLGFHYATRAGMSICIDNMHIPSRKEDLIGKAQHEVNEIEKQYSEGLITNGERYNKVIDIWAHVTEQVANEMMKELGAGGDPAKAESFNPIFMMADSGARGSSQQIRQLGGMRGLMAKPSGEIIETPITANFREGLTVLQYFISTHGARKGLADTALKTANSGYLTRRLVDIAQDVIVTEEDCGTTDGILVSALLEGGEIIQTLEERLLGRLAGEDIRDPVTGEIIVSFNEEIDEEQAKAVVEAGVDRVKIRSVLTCQSGRGVCRLCYGRDLSRGRLVEKGEPVGVIAAQSIGEPGTQLTMRTFHIGGTASKVVEQTVLEAKHAGHLKYMSLDAKKNADVHNAGIAVRNKEGEWVVMNRNAKIAIVDDSGREREKYPVVYGAKIKLKDGDRVEVGQKLVEWDPYSLTILTETGGKVAYGDILEGVTMKEEFDEVTGLSRKVIIEQSGATLRPRVSIKDDSGKTAKVSGAGAPVARYLLPVGAHIFVEKGAMVHPGDVLAKIPRETTKTKDITGGLPRVAELFEARKPKEQAVISEIDGEVSYGGFVKGMRKVLVDNKMGDVKEYFIPKGKHVNVHEGDWVRAGEPLMDGSANPHDILDVLGPKELQKYLVDEVQDVYRLQGVSINDKHIEIIVRQMLRKVRIEDPGDTSFLPGSQVSKGMFDIENQRVLENDGKPALGKPVLLGITKAALTTDSFISAASFQETTRVLTEAAINGREDNLLGLKENVIVGRLIPAGSGFEEYRETFVASAKAPGELAASVPQPVGVGEVPAQAMGGESQNNP, encoded by the coding sequence TTGGAAGGTGTATACACATTATTCGAGAAGCCGCGTGACTCGGTGTCGTTCGACTCGATGCGCATTCGTATCGCGTCGCCCGAAAAGATCCGGTCATGGTCATACGGCGAAGTTAAAAAGCCGGAAACGATCAACTACCGGTCCTTCAAGCCGGAAAAGGATGGGTTGTTCTGCGCCAAGATTTTCGGCCCGATTAAGGACTGGGAGTGCAACTGCGGTAAGTATAAACGCATGAAGCATCGCGGCATTGTCTGCGACAAGTGCGGCGTGGAAGTCATTCAATCGAAGGTGCGTCGCGAGCGGATGGGGCACATTGAGCTGGCAGCTCCCGTGGCACACATCTGGTTTTTGAAGGGCGTACCGAGCCGGATTGGCACGCTCTTGGACATGAGCCTCAAGCAACTCGAAAAGATTCTCTATTTCGAGAGCTACGTGATGGTGGACCCGGGCTCCACGAGCATGAGTGAGCAGGAGCTCGTTTCCGAGGAGCAGCTGCGTTCGTTGCAGTCGGAGTATGGCAGCGGGGCGTTCAAGGTCGGGATTGGGGCTGAGGCCATTCGAGAATTGCTGCGCAAGGTCGATATCAATACGCAGTGGGACGAGTTGCATGTGAAGGCGAAAGCCTCCGCGTCGGCGGCCTTGAAAAAGAAGTATGCGAAACGGCTGAAGGTGCTCGAGGCATTCCGGCGTTCAGGAAACAAGCCTGAGTGGATGATCATGGATGTCATCCCGGTCCTGCCGCCGGAATTGCGTCCGCTCGTGCCCTTGGATGGCGGTCGTTTTGCCACGTCTGATCTCAATGATCTGTATCGCCGGGTGATTAACCGTAATAATCGTTTGAAGCGGTTGATTGAGCTGAAGGCGCCGGGCGTGATCATTCGTAACGAAATGCGCATGCTGCAAGAGGCAGTCGACGCCCTGTTTGATAATGGTCGTCGAGGCCGCGCGATTCGTGGGCCAAACAAGCGGCCGTTGAAGTCCTTGAGCGACATGTTGAAGGGCAAGCAAGGGCGGTTCCGTCAGAACTTGCTCGGCAAGCGCGTCGACTATTCCGGTCGAACCGTCATCGTCGTCGGTCCAGAGTTGCGTTTGCACCAATGCGGGTTGCCCAAGAAAATGGCGTTGGAATTGTTCAAGCCGTTCATCTTCCACAAATTGGAAGAACGTGGGGCGGCCACGACCATCAAGAGTGCCAAGCGGTTGGTTGAAAAAGAACGTCCGGAAGTGTGGGATGTGTTGGATGAAGTCATTCGCGAGCATCCCGTGCTCTTGAATCGCGCACCGACGCTACACAGGCTCGGAATTCAGGCCTTCGATCCCGTTTTGGTCGAGGGAAAAGCCATTCGGCTGCACCCGCTCGTCTGCGCAGCATTTAACGCCGACTTCGACGGAGACCAAATGGCGGTACACGTTCCGCTGTCCGTTGAGGCGCAGGTCGAAGCTCGCGTGTTGATGATGTCGATCAATAACATCCTGTCCCCCGCTAACGGTAAGCCGATCGCGGTGCCGTCGCAGGATATGGTGCTGGGGTGTTATTGGCTGACGAAGGAGCGTGTCGGCGCGAAAGGCGAAGGAAAGCTGTTCGGCTCCCCTGAGGAGGCGCGGATTGCCTATGATGCCGGCGCGTTGGATGAGCATGCCCGGATCAAGGTCCGGTGCAACGGCGTGCTGGTCCAGACGACGGCGGGACGCGTCATTCTGTCGGAAATTCTTCCGCCGATGATGCCGTTTGCCGATGCAAACAAGTTGATGACCAAGAAAGAAATGTCCAAGCTCATTGATGCGGTATACCGCCAGGCTGGGCATCGAGAGACCGTGACATTCCTCGATAAAATCAAGGATCTCGGATTCCACTATGCGACTCGAGCCGGCATGTCGATTTGTATCGATAACATGCATATCCCCTCCAGGAAAGAAGACCTGATCGGGAAGGCTCAACACGAGGTCAATGAAATCGAAAAGCAATACTCCGAAGGTTTGATCACCAACGGTGAGCGATACAACAAGGTCATCGACATTTGGGCGCATGTAACTGAACAGGTGGCCAATGAAATGATGAAGGAGTTGGGTGCCGGTGGCGATCCCGCCAAGGCCGAATCCTTCAATCCCATCTTCATGATGGCTGATTCTGGTGCCCGAGGAAGTTCGCAGCAGATTCGTCAGCTCGGTGGTATGCGCGGTTTGATGGCGAAACCGTCAGGCGAAATCATCGAAACACCTATCACGGCCAATTTCCGTGAGGGATTGACGGTCTTGCAGTACTTCATTTCGACGCACGGCGCGCGCAAAGGTTTGGCGGATACCGCCTTGAAAACCGCCAATTCCGGATACTTGACTCGCCGCCTCGTCGATATTGCGCAAGACGTCATTGTCACTGAGGAAGATTGCGGGACAACCGACGGCATCCTGGTGAGCGCGCTGCTGGAAGGCGGAGAAATCATTCAAACGTTGGAGGAGCGTCTGTTGGGACGTCTCGCCGGCGAGGACATCCGCGATCCGGTGACGGGCGAAATCATTGTCTCCTTCAATGAAGAAATCGACGAAGAGCAAGCCAAGGCCGTCGTGGAAGCAGGCGTCGATCGAGTCAAGATTCGTTCGGTGCTGACCTGTCAGTCCGGGCGTGGCGTCTGTCGACTTTGTTATGGGCGAGACTTGTCGCGCGGGCGTCTGGTCGAGAAGGGTGAGCCGGTTGGCGTTATTGCTGCGCAATCCATCGGTGAGCCTGGTACGCAGTTGACGATGCGCACATTCCACATCGGTGGTACCGCGAGCAAAGTTGTTGAGCAGACGGTTTTGGAAGCCAAGCACGCAGGCCATTTGAAGTACATGAGCCTGGACGCCAAGAAGAATGCTGATGTGCACAATGCGGGCATTGCTGTTCGCAACAAAGAGGGTGAGTGGGTCGTCATGAATCGCAATGCCAAAATTGCGATCGTCGATGACAGTGGGCGAGAACGTGAAAAGTATCCCGTTGTGTACGGAGCCAAGATTAAGCTCAAGGACGGTGATCGTGTTGAGGTGGGGCAGAAGCTGGTGGAATGGGATCCCTACTCGTTGACCATCCTCACGGAGACCGGCGGAAAGGTTGCCTACGGCGACATTCTCGAAGGTGTCACCATGAAGGAAGAGTTCGACGAAGTGACCGGTTTGTCTCGAAAGGTCATTATCGAGCAGAGCGGTGCGACCTTGCGTCCGCGAGTTTCGATCAAGGACGACAGTGGGAAAACCGCCAAGGTTTCTGGTGCGGGAGCGCCCGTGGCGCGATATCTCTTGCCCGTTGGTGCCCACATTTTCGTCGAAAAGGGTGCGATGGTGCATCCCGGCGATGTGTTGGCCAAGATTCCTCGTGAAACCACAAAGACCAAGGACATCACCGGAGGTCTTCCGCGTGTAGCCGAACTGTTTGAGGCTCGTAAGCCAAAAGAGCAGGCGGTCATCAGCGAGATCGACGGCGAGGTCTCCTATGGCGGGTTTGTGAAGGGTATGCGCAAAGTGTTGGTCGACAACAAGATGGGCGACGTGAAAGAGTATTTCATTCCCAAAGGAAAGCACGTCAACGTGCACGAAGGGGATTGGGTACGCGCTGGCGAGCCCCTCATGGACGGATCGGCCAATCCCCACGACATTCTGGATGTGCTAGGACCGAAGGAACTTCAGAAGTATTTAGTTGATGAAGTTCAGGACGTGTACCGGCTGCAGGGTGTGTCTATCAACGATAAGCATATCGAGATCATCGTTCGGCAAATGCTTCGAAAGGTGCGGATCGAGGATCCCGGCGATACCTCGTTCTTGCCAGGCAGTCAGGTTAGTAAAGGGATGTTTGACATAGAGAACCAACGAGTTCTCGAAAATGACGGCAAGCCAGCGCTCGGGAAACCAGTATTGCTAGGAATCACCAAGGCCGCGCTGACCACCGATAGCTTCATCTCGGCGGCATCGTTCCAGGAAACGACGCGGGTACTGACTGAAGCGGCCATCAACGGCCGCGAAGATAACCTGCTCGGATTGAAAGAAAATGTGATTGTGGGACGCCTCATCCCAGCTGGAAGTGGATTTGAGGAATACCGAGAAACATTTGTTGCCAGTGCCAAAGCGCCAGGTGAGTTGGCGGCTTCGGTGCCCCAACCGGTTGGTGTTGGCGAAGTACCGGCTCAGGCAATGGGCGGAGAATCGCAAAATAATCCGTGA